GCCCGGGTACGATCACGTCGCGCTCGGCCTCCACCAGCAGCACATCGCCGCGATAACGCTGGCAGGCCGCCAGAGCGCGGTTGTCCGCCGGCGTCACCACGCGGTTGCGGTACGGCATCAGGTCCGGATCGCGGTTCAGCGCGACCTTCGGCCCGTCCCAGTGCGCGTCCTTGTACAGCGCCGGCGAGCGCAGGGCCAGCCACTCCACCGGCCGCTCCAGCGTCAGCAACGCGGCCAGGTAACCGCCGTAGCTGAGCCCCACCACCGCGATCGCCTCCGGATCCACCTGCGGCGAGGCGGCCAGGCGATCGTAGGCGGCCTTGATGTCGTCCAGGTTCTGCGCCCGCGTCACCGTCTCGCGCATCGCCGCCAGGCCTTCGTGGCCGCGCAGGTCGAAGGTCAGGCACACGCAGCCCAGGCCCGCCGCCTCGCGCGCGCGCACCAGGTTGTGGTGCTGGTTGCCGCCCCAGCCGTGCACGAACAGCACGCCGGGCAGGCGGCTGGTCGGCGTCAGCAAGGTGCCGCTGAGCGCCGCATCGTCGACCGGGATATCGATGCTGGACAGTTCGGCTTCCATGGTCAGGTCACGCTGCGCATGTGGCGGTACTTGGTCAACAGGCCGGTGCGTGGCTCCTCGCCGACGTAGTAGACCTGCGCCCCGGCCGGCGGCGGCGGATGCGCGCCGTAGCGCTCGACGGTGGCGGCGACCACGCGCTGCAGCGTCGGCGATTGCTGGAACGCGGCGACCGCGGCCAGTTCCGC
This genomic stretch from Xanthomonas sacchari harbors:
- a CDS encoding S9 family peptidase, with translation MEAELSSIDIPVDDAALSGTLLTPTSRLPGVLFVHGWGGNQHHNLVRAREAAGLGCVCLTFDLRGHEGLAAMRETVTRAQNLDDIKAAYDRLAASPQVDPEAIAVVGLSYGGYLAALLTLERPVEWLALRSPALYKDAHWDGPKVALNRDPDLMPYRNRVVTPADNRALAACQRYRGDVLLVEAERDVIVPGQVLRNYAAAFSNARSLTTRTIAGADHALTEKAHQAAYTHYLIDWLTDMVIGRRVALASNVVEQRKQRLKRSEGESATAPGKGSNAFHGRLEAKEHSASPPTSSR